CCGGTAGGCCGCAATTTTATCATCTCCCGCAGTAATAATCCTGCCCTCTTCATCTGGCAGGTCCGAAGCTGTTGAAATATCCCAGGCAAGCCATTTTCGGGCCTTATCCAGTGAAGCCCTGCGAATTTCACTAGTATCCTCTTCGGCTTTCCTCAGCGGAGTCCGCGACGGATCATATAATTTTTCACAGCTGTTTCTTTTTCCATTAATAAGATCCTTAATAATAAGGGCACCTAATGCCCCGTCCGAAATTTCGTTTACTGCAGACCCTTTCACAATAAAAATATTCCCGCCGGCTGAACTTCTGCCTATCAAAGGCAGCAGATCGCAAGGCCGCATTATTTCTCCCGACCATTTACAGTCAGCAGCGGTGAAAGAAGGAAAATGCATTTTAGTCCATAAAGCAAGCTTTTCCATTCTCTGCTCCCTTTTTTCTGTTTCAGGCGCATATCTTGCTGATGTATCATATAAAGCTTCTGCAGTTAAAAGATCGTACTGGGAATCCAGTGCTTCCACTACAGCATTATGATTGGGTCCGGAAACCAGCTGGGAATATAAAGGCCGGGTTTCACTCCAGAATCCAAAGGATATTGTACCCTTTGGAATTTTTACTCCGATGCGGTACGTTTTCTGCATATTGAGTCTGGCCGAGAACTGAGGCAGCTTGTTGATCAGCATATCGCAAGCAAGTACAATATGGTCCGATTGTATGAAATAACCGTTAATATCTGCCCCTTGGTCAGAGATTTTTTCAACATTTGAGTGGTCAAAAAATACCCCGCCCTGCTCTATAAATGCCTTAAGAAGCCCATTAAGAAATGAGGCAGCATCAAATTGGGACTGTCTGGAAAGCTGCAGACATTTTTTGTTTTCCGCCGTCTTGCAAGACGGTATAGAATGAAGCATCTTTACCGGCAGCCGCAGGGACCGGGCAGTGGCATATTCTTTGTCCATCCTGCTGTCATCTTCATCCGCACAAGGAAATAAATAACTCTTCACTTCCTTATATCCGCATTGTATTGCTTCCTGCCTTATTACAGAGGCAGTCCATTCTAATGCATTTTTGTAACTCTTGAGAACTTTGGCCGCTTTTTTCACCCCTATCCTGTCTGACATGTCATAATAACTACACGTTATGGGGTTTGCTATATTGGCTGTAATCCTCCCGGACCCGCTCTGGTGAGGCATTGCCGTGCCTGCCAGTATCACCTTCCTGCCGGATTTTCTTAACCAGTAGGCAGCGCTGATACCTGCAGCGCTTGTACCGATAACTAAAATCTCTGTGCTGTGATTGCATTTGATTTCGCTTCGAATATCCTTGGTAGATGAAATACATTTTGTAGACCCGTCCAGTTCTAAACATTTATCTGTATTCATAACTTATCTTATTATAAATTGAAGTCGTTATCAGAATAAAAATATAACTTCTAAAAGTTTTAAATTTAATAAAATTCTTACAACAAAAAAAATAAAATGTCTATAAATTTTAAAGTTCAGGAAATGATAATTTATATGATTATCCAGCAAATCTTCCGCTGGGGTCAGGATGTAGAAGCTTAAAGTCAAAACGGCATTTTTAATCCCCTGTTTCATTATAACACCAATCATTACAACATACATTAAAACGCTGGCAATTTAGCTCTAAAAACTACAAATGAGTTTTTAATAAGCAATTGGTACACAAATAACTGCATTTTTATGGTACGAATTTTTGGTGACTGGTTCCAGTGGAGTTGATATTTTTTTTGCGACTTTCACAGAACTTTAATTTCATATTGCGAAATATTCTGTATTTTTAATATATTTGTGATACAAAAAAAGAATAATACTGTTGTCTGTTAATTAGTTAGTATTTAAATTTTGTGCATGATTTAATATTGAAATAGTAATAATTTGAATTTGGTGCAGAATCGGTGCACAGAGGTTCAAGACATAGATAAAAGTGAGATATACAGTGGTTTCAAGCTAAAAGTTCGAATCCTGCTCTCCCCACAAAAAGGGTAAAAGAAGCGAAAACGAAAGTTTTTCAATCTTTTCAAAAACCCATAAAAAACGTGGTAAAACCTGCAAATCCAAGGATTTGCAGGTTTTTTTGCTTTTAGGACACTTTTCAATTTTTGCAAAAACTTTAAACATCACTGTTTAAAGGCTTTTTCTTTTTTGGCATGCCTTTCAAAATATCCATACTCGTTCGAAAAACAATTATAATTCATGAATCATAATTCTGTCAGGACCAACAATCATCACATCTATCTTATCTTTAAAAGCCAAATGACACTTGTATTTTTCATCGAGAAAAATTTCTTTAACAAAAAAATCATCATTCTCTATTTTAGCATAATTATTCGTTACTTCAAAAGATTTTAAAGGAATTGAAAGTCCTTTTCCATTTGCTTTGATAACTGCTTCTTTTTGTGTCCAGTAATCAAAAAAAGCAATTTTGGAATCTTCATTTAGTGAGAGATTGTCCCATTCTCTGTTGGTCATTTGTGATTCAAATCCTTCGATATTTATATCTTGGATTATTTCAATATCTATTCCAACATCATTTCTATCGGATAGAACACAAACTACAATTTCGCCTGAGTGTGATATATTAAATTTAGTAGTCGTATTATTTAAAAACGGTTTACTGTAAAGCGTATAGCTAAGATCTTCTTCTACGAAATTCTTACTCGTTTGATGAAGACCATGGCGCAAAAGCAATCTTCCTAATAAGGATAACTGACTGTCTTGCCAACGCCTGTAAGCCAATATCTTTTTTTGAAAATCATCTGAAAACCCATCCAGATAATTCGTTAAAAGATAATTATGATTCCTTTCACAGATATAAGAGTATAAAATTTGAGTCATTTTTGTATCCGTATTTTGTCTATAACATTAGTTAGCAATCTCAAACACTATTGCTTCAACGGCTCCAGTCGCGGAATTAATCACACCAACATCCGTTTTCACTTCTGACATTCTTACCCAAACACCTCCATAACTATCACCAAAACCAAATGACCCCCAGATAAGTTTATGCAATGTCCATTCATTTTTAGCACTAGGTGCCAAAAAATCTAATGAATCGCTAAATTCCTGTGCAATAAACGCACTGTTTTTCATTGCCAATTCCAGTGCTTCTTCCCATTCTTTATCAGTTGAAAATTTACCTATAAAAACATCTTTTCCTTGAAATCCTCTTGCAACCTTTATCACAAATTTATCTTTATCCGTTTTTAATAACTCCTGAAGAATATATTCTGAGTCTTTGAAAATGACTTTTTTATTTTCGATAAACGAAGTCCACGGGATATTTTTTAGTATTAATGCATTTTCGTCCGGTGAAAATTTTCCGTTCTGAGCCAATTCCAATAAAATAGATAAGTTTCTTTTATCACCAAGCATTCTGAGTCCAAGATGATCCGGAAGATAAATTCTGTCCATCATAAAAGCTCTAAATACGGCAGGCGTAACATTCATACCCATTGCTAAAACTATCAAACTGTGAATCACTTTATCCTCTAAATATAAATTTCCATCTGTGAGAACCAATGAGTTTATATCTCCTGTATATGCTCCGCCTTTTAACCCAAAATTGGCAAGTTCTTCCTTAAACAGGCTATCAAAAAAATTAAGGCTTTCCTGTTTTTCAGATTCATCTTCGATATCTCCCATTTCCATAAATATGTTAATGGTACTCTGTTTTCCAAGCTGCTTAATTATTTGTTCGATAAGGAATTCCATATAGATCTGTAATGTATTCCTTCCTTTATAATCCAGAATTTTATCTTTATTTACCAATTGGGGATGATTATTCCTTATCAGGGATTCAAAACTTTGTATTTGCCACCCTCCTATCGAAGATCCTATATTGGCTTCTAAAACTTTAAATCCATCCTCGGTAAAAGTCAGATCTAATCTACAGCCTATTTCAAGATCTTTTTTATGACATAACATTGCAAATTCTGTCATCATTTCGTCTCCTTCGAAATAAAACTCCGCTAGTTTTTTAATATCGTCTTTAAAATACAAAGTGGGTATTTGTTTTAATAAACCAGGAATTTTTATAGAAAGTTCTTTTAGCTCTTCCGTCATTTGTTTATTGATAAGCACCGGCCATCCGCTTACAGGATATTTATAACTTTTAAAGACATCAGGAACGGAGTCATGATTAGTATTTATTCTTGCAGGGATATCTTTATTGCCTTCAAATTCTAAAAATTTTTCAGAAAGGATTGTATATTCTGTAGTTGTATTTTTTATCATAAAAAAGTTTTTTTTGTTTAAATATATATTCTTCTAATTGATACAAAACAGGCTATTAGTCCTGCTCATATATTTTATATTATTCCCCAATAAAACAGATAAGTTGCTAACAATATGTTTGAAAAAATCACGGAGAAAACGACACTTCTGGCATCGGTTTTTTTTATGGTTAAGATGTAATACACCAAGGTCAAAATCAGGCACACAAAAAATACCAGCACCAACAGAAATATATAGTTGAAGGTTTCCGGCAAGCCAAATGCTAAAATGAAATAATTTTGCTCTGAGACTTTTATAATTGCCATAACCAAACACCCAAAAAGCACTAATCCAATAATAGAAGTAATCGTTACACCAATCCTTACAATTTTATCCTGAATCGTGGTATATCTCTTTTTTATTAACTTTATAAGGTATGCAAAAACAAATCCCAGCATTAATAATAAGGCAGTTACTAAAGGAAACAGAAAAATAGGATCTTGATCGCCAATACTTTTACCGGTTTTAGAAACTCCTTTGTTAATCGTAATTCCGGTAACAAGCTTAACTTTATCGGCTTTATTAAATATATCAAGATCTAATTTCTGTTTCGGATTATTGATGAAATTTTCTACAACCTGATATCCAATTTTTGTAAAACTAGGAACGTGACCATATGTTTTAGCTTCAATATAATTGGCTTTACCGAATCTTTGCGCCACTTTTTTTCCGTTATCTAATGGCGTAATTGGGTCAAATTCACCTGAAAAAACCAACACGGGATATGTAGCAGCTGAAAGATTAGAAAGGTTAGAATCTTTTTTTGTTACTGTACGATTACTATTCCATGCATCACATACTTTAAAATCAGATTTGTAGAATGAAATTCCTCCATTTAATCCCTTGAATTGTGCTGCATTTTGTTCATATTTTGAAAAATCATTGTTTGGAAGTGTCTCATTACAACTCACACAATAATAAACGCCGTAATCCATCGACAGTAAAGCAGAGAAAGCACTGACCAAGTTTCCTAAAGATTCTCCTTTTCTTTCGTGAAACTGATAAATTAACAACGGAATAACTTCTACCAATTTTTTATTGTATAAGGCTTGTTGAACGGCCACTTTAAAATCTTCTGCATTATAAGTAAATGTACCTGAAGGTATTAATGTTTTATCTACAGCCACTGTAAGCGGATTTTTCTCTAAATCGGCAATTACCTCATAGTATATTTTTTCTAAATTAGGATATTGCTTATCATATATCTTGTCGCTTTTACAGATTTTAAATACTTTCTGTAAGCTATTCATATAATTAGAAGTATTTTCTACATAATAGGTCGAAATATCATAAACTGGCGAATCTAATAGTAATGATTTTACATCGCCCGCAAAATTATTTGCATATACTTGCGCCATATATGTTCCGTATGAAACCCCGTATACATTCCAGTTTTTGTATTTTAAAACTGCCTTTAATGCATGAAGATCATTGGCAACAGCTTCACTATTATAAGCATCAATATTAATTCCTCTATTGATAAGATCTTGCTTGCAGGACATTGCAGCATTTGTTTTTTGCTTTTCATCTTCTTCTTCCGATTGATTCTTTGCCAGAATTTCTAAAAATTTCTTTCCTAGTCCCTGATCTAACCTTGGTTGAGAATATCCTGTTCCGCGAACATCAAACAATACAATATCATTATTTTCGCGAAGAGGATGGTTTGACCACAACCATATATTATCAATACCACTTGCACCCGGGCCACCTTGTATAAAAACTATTGCGTTCGAATCTTTTGAAGCCGAATTCTTTTTTAATACGGTTACTGCAATTTTTATTGTTTTACCATCATTTGCTCCCCATGTTTCAGGAACGGTAAGATATCCCCAAGTAATTTTTTTCGGATCAGCTTTTTCGAATTGAGATATAAAAGCTTTACTTTTTTCAAAAGTCACATTTTGTGCTTGTAAATTCCCGATGAGGATTGCAAATAAAAAAGAAATAGTAGTTATTGTTCTTATTAATTTCATAATGTTTTTGTTATATTTTTTTCTATTTATTCAAGTTAAAAGTTGAAACCTATATCTATTGTTGTCTCTTTTTCAATAGCTAATTTTATGTCTATTGATTCTAAAGATTTGTCTGCATTTTCTACAATTTCCCGAAGTAATTTTTCATATTTCAGTTTAATTATCTCAATTGTGGCTGTTTCATATTTTGTGGCATTATAACTTATTGTACCAGATACATTTCCTTCGTTTACCACAAAGTTGATTAACAGCGGAAGTCTGCTATAAGACGCACTCATAGGCATTATTTGCAATTGTAGATTTTCATTGACAGAAATGTTTGTATAGCTAAAAGAAGGATTTTGCAATACCAACAATACATCTAATCGTAATTTGTTCTGTACGCTTTCAGGAATATCTTGGTGTTCATCTATCACTAATAGATTTTGGTGCGTTTCTTTTAGTATTTCACTAAGACTATTTTCTGATTTTATACGATTCCTTAAAGGCAAAGTTTTCGCAAACATTCCAAGCTGATTGTGCAATTCAGAATGGGTTCTTCCGGAATTTATGGTACCGATACAAAAATCTTCTTCTCCATACATTTTGTGCACGAGCATACTAAATGTACCCACCAAAAGTGTGTGAAGTGAAATGTTTTGCTGTTGTGCAAATTCATTTAATTCCGAAAATTTAATGGAATCAAACACAAAATCATGATCAGCTCCTATATGTTTCTCTTCATAGTCTTCCCTGTCAAAAGGAATATTGTTTTTCCAGGAATATCCATCCAGATATTTGTTCCAGAATTTTAAATTCGCCTCATTAGTGTTTTTCAGCTGCTCTTGATACCACGCGACATAATCCTTGAATTGAAACATCAATTTGTGATCCTGTAAACTTTCCTCGTTCTCGATTTGCTTGTATTTGTTTACAAACTCATTTACTAAAATTTCTAATGACCAGCCATCCATAATGATATGATGCGTGCAAAATACCAAATAAGAATCTCCGTTTTTCTGATGAAATAACGCCACTCTCAGAAGCGTTTCATTTTCTAAATCAAATGCTCTGTTTACATAATCATGTATCGACTTTATCCTTTCTTTTTCTTCATATAAGAATTCATCAATTGATATCTGTACGATCTCAGAAGAAATTTTTTGATGAGGAATACCTTCTATTTCAACAAAATTTGTCCTTAATATTTCATGCTTTTTTTGCAATTCCAAAAACACCTGATCTAAAACCTTTTTTTGAATTTGACCTCGTATTTTGAATACTGCCGACATATTATAGGATATCGATTTTTCTTCTAATTGCGATGCAAGCCAGATGTTATATTGAGAAGAGGTAATTTCATAATACAAACGCTCAGCTACTGGTATAATAGCACTAGATTGTACGGTTTGTTTTTTCTCAAGATACTTCGCTAATTTTTGTACGGTAGGATAGTCAAAAATATCTTTTAAGGTTATTCTGTAATGCAATTTTTCATCTATACTGTTTATTAATTTCACCGCATTTAGAGAGTGACCGCCAAGCTGAAAAAAATTATCCGTAATGCCAATTTCTGTCTTTATTCCTAATACTTCCTGATAAAAGTTACAGATCTTAATTTCGATTTCTGTAGTCGGCTTTTCATAAGAAAGCATTACTTTCTCTGTCGCTATTTTAGTTTGTGAGAGAGCCTTTCTATCTACTTTTTTATTGGGTGTTAACGGAAATTCATCTAAAGAAAATAGTGCATGAGGAATCATATATTCCGGTAATTCTTCTCTCAATGTATTGATAATCGCGAGAGTATTAAACGTACCAGTTTGTACAATTACATAGGCAATTAACACCGCTTCCTGTCCTGCACTTTGTTGAGCAATTACTATAGCTTCTTTAATATTTTCGATTTGGTTTAACTTCGTTTCGATTTCTCCAAGTTCAATGCGATATCCTCTTATTTTCACCTGATTATCGTTGCGTCCCAGAAATTCTATTTCGCCCTTTTCATTCCATTTTCCTAAATCACCTGTATTATACATTCTCTCTTTTTTATTGAATGCATTTTGAATGAATTTTTCGTTGGTTAACGCTTCGTTTTTAAAATATCCCTGCGCTAATCCGTCGCCACCAATATAAATAGTTCCAACACTACCAACAGGCAGCAATTGCATACAATCATCGAGAATATACAATTGAGTGTTGTGAATAGGTTTACCAATATTTGAAGCTTCTTTTGCCTGAGTTATTTTTTTACAGCTGGACCAAATTGTAGTTTCTGTTGGCCCATACATATTCCATAATTCGGCATTGGTTTCTAGTAACATTTCGGCTAATGCTTCACTTAGTAAATCGCCTCCGCATAAAATTTTGAGTGTTTTATTTCCTTTCCATCCTGCATTATAAAGCATTTGGTAAAAACTTGGTGTTGCCTGAATTATACTCGGTTCAAGCTCTTTTAACTTTGTAACAATAGCCAAAGGATCTGATAAAAGTTCCTGACTTGCTATATATAATTTAGCTCCCGAAATTAACGGCGCAAAAAATTCAAGTATAGAAATATCGAAGGATTGTGTTGTTACCGAAAATAAATAATCGCCTGCTTCTATTTTAGGCTGATGCTGTATACTGATTAAAAAATTCAGTAATGATTGATGACTTATTGCGACTCCTTTAGGGTTTCCTGTAGATCCCGATGTATAGATAATATAGGCAGTGGCTAAAGCCGATATTTTTGCCGATTCTGTTTGTTCTAAATTAATTTCTTCCTTTACAATAACTTCAATATCTATAATTCTGTCCTCTAGATTCAGATTGTGTTTTAGACTTTGAGTTGCTATAATTTGTTGTACGCCACTATGTTCAATAATATACTCTAAGCGATCTTTTGGAAAAGAAGGATCTAACGGAATATAAGCGTTGCCTGACTTTAATATCCCTAGTAAGGTAACTACAAGATTAGCCGAACGATTCATTAAAACCGCAATTGGAGCAGAATCTTTCTCTCTATTTCTTTTCTGTAAATAAGCTGCTATTTTATTTGACAGTAAATCTAACTCGCTATAAGTATACGCTCTGTGCTCGTCTACTAATGCAATTCTTTGCGGATTTTTGTTTACATGCTCATTAAAAAGCGTTATAAAAGTAGCCTCACAAGGATAACTGAATTGTGTTTTATTGAAGTTCTCTACTATTTCCTGTCTTTCTGATTCTGTAATATATTGATATTTTGAAAGTAACTCGACTGGGTTACTAATTACAGCAGAAAGTAAGTTTTCAAAATGAGTTACCATTTTGAGACTATCAGATTCACTAAAATAATTTATATTATAATCAAAGTCAATTTTAACATCTTCCGACTCATCAAATTCCCGAATGTAAATGGCTAAAGCAACACGTTCAGATTGATGTGATAATGGTACTACTCTTGTCTCTGAATTGACAAAATGATCCGCATAATTTTGTTTTTCATAAGATAAAGTGATATTAAAAAGCCTGTCTTTTTCCTGAAATAATTCCAGTTCTTTAATCAACTTTCCTAATGGAAATCGCTGATGGCGATAATCTTGTCGCAATTGTTGCTTGATATTTTTTACCAGATCGCCGAAATTATCCTCAAAATCAAATTGAATTCGCAATGGTGAAACGCCCATGAATAATCCCACCGTTTTTTTGAATATCGATTTGCCTCTGTTTAATACCGGAAGCCCTATTGCAAAATCTTTATTTTGATGTTTTCTGCCAAAATAAAGATACAAGGCTCCTAAAATTACATGAAATGTTGTCGCTCCTAAATCTTTACCAACTTGTTCTAATTGATTATAAACAGCGCGCTTGATTATTATTTCTCTTCTTTTACTTTGATTTGGTTTGCTGTTTTGGTCAATTTTTTCAAATAATCTTTCAGGAAGACTTTCAAATTTTTCTTTCCAATATAACTTATCATCTTCATAATCCTCTGAGACGGCATACGCGCTATCGTCTTCAATAAAATCCTTATACGTAAAAGGATATTCCGTTTCTACTTTCCCGAAACTTGAGAGTTCATTATAGTTTTTTACCAATCTTTGAAACATCAATGAAGTTCCCCATCCATCCGTTATAATATGATGATATACAGAGAATAAATAATGAAGTTCCTCATCTACTTTTACAAGAATAAATTTATGCAGTGCTTTTTTTTCATTTAATTGAAAAGGGATTTCAAACGTGTTTTGCATGAATTCATTTGCCTCCGCATCTGCATTTTCTTTTGATGAAAAATCAACAAATTCCAATGCCATAACGTGCTCTTCAATAGTTTGAATTCTTACCTCTTCATCCAGTTGATTGAGAATACTTCTATAAGTATCATGCTGATTTATGAGGGCTATGTAAGCCTTATTTAATACTTCGTAAACTATAGATCCTTCGATGATTATTTTTGCTCCTATATTATAAATAGGATCTTCAGGATACATCAATTGCTCAAAATAAACATCTTGCTGTGGAAGTGTGAGTTTCATTTTTTTATTATTAAAACAATTATTAAGACTAAGATTCTCTATCTTCTTCATTGATTTGAAAACTATAAAAATGCCTTATCCGCTCAGGCATTTAGACAAAAGTGTTAAACCCAAAGATTTTCACTTAGTTCTTCTTTTGTAGTTGTTTTTAAATCTCTGACGATATTTCCGTAATCAAATTTTACAATTCTATCTGCAAGATGAAAATAAGCATCATCGTGTGTCACCGCTATAATTGTTTTTCCTTCGCCTTTAAGTTTTGGCAATAATTGTTCGTAGAAGTATTTTCTAAAATGAGGATCCTGATCTGCAGCCCATTCGTCAAGTACCAAAACCGGTTTATTTTCCAGCAAGGCAAAAATTAGCGACATACGTTTACTTTGACCTTTGGAGAATCTTCTTCTGGCAGATTCTTCTTTGTCATTTTCAACAATGCCATTTAGTTGCATTGTTTTTAACAACTCAACATATTCCGCGTTATTTTCAAGTTTGTACTCATCATAATTATGAGAGAACAGGTGATTGTCTGTAAATACTGCCGAAATTAAACTTTGTGTTATTTCAGTAACATCTACTTTCTCCACTCCATTCATGACCATAGAACCGCCAGTAGGTTTGTATAAACCTGTCAATAAATTTATAAAGGTACTTTTACCGGATCCGTTACCTCCTACTATAAAGATGATTTCTCCTTGTTTTATCTCAAAATTTATTGGACCTGAAGTAAACGAAGCCGTTTCTTCACTTTCATTATGATACGAAAATGTAATGTCCTTAAAAGTTAACGATTGAAAGTCATGATTTTCCCCGGACTTCGAATTATAGGTATCATCGACAATTTCAAAATCTTTAATAAACTTTTTTATTCTTGCATTTGCCACCATAAATCTGGTATACATTTGTTGCAAGTTGATTATGTTATTGATTGGTCCCGATATGAACAATATAATGACTACATAAGAGATAACGTCTGCTCTTGACAATAATCCCATTTCTGGAAGAATAAAAAGAATTACAGCTACAACAAAGTACAATCCATATTGACTTATTAGATTGATGGACAAAAAGATGTAATTAATTTTAAAATCCAAATCCATAGATTGATTTCTATTTGGAATCAGAAAATTATTCATAAGGCTTTCTCTTCGAAAAAAACTTAGTTTTAATTCCTTAAATCCTTTCATTACATCGTCTACATATTTGTAATAATTCTCATTATATCCTCTTAATTGAGCTACTTGTTTTGACATGGAATTCATGACTAAAAAATAACATCCTGCAACCAGAACAATAAGTGCAATCACAATTAAGGCAGAAAGCGTTGAAAGCGTGAACATATAAACCAAACACAACACCAGCATTAATAAGGAATTTACGGTGTGCGTTACGGTATAGGGTAAAAAAGAAAAAGTACGCAAATCTTCTACCGCGGTGAAAAAACGCTGAGAACCCAGTTTTTCAAGTCTTTGTAAGGGTGCTTTTAAAATCTGCGAAAAAATATGTTTTTCATTGTCATAAAGCAGTTTAAAAGAAAATTTGTTCAGTCTTTTTTGAAAAATAACATTCAATAAATAGCTGTACACTATTATGGAAACAAAAACTATTCCCATATAATCTTTCAGGAAACTCTCTTTTCCAGCCAATATATTATTAATAATATAGACTATACCAAAGCTTAAAACTGTATTTGGAATCGCATACAGTAGCAGATAAAATATTTCTTTAGGTTTTAATTTTAACATCTTTAAATTTGTTTTAATCTTAATTATTAAATTGTTAACTGCTCGCTATTCGCACATTTTACTAGTATGCTGGCTATTTCTTCGGGATACTCGTGTATAAAAAAATGATTTCCCGGTAACGTTAAGCTTTTAAAATTGGCTGTAGTATAATTTTTCCAATTATCAATGAGATGAGCTCTTTTTTCGCTCTCGCC
This genomic window from Flavobacterium sp. 9 contains:
- a CDS encoding alpha/beta fold hydrolase; the encoded protein is MKLIRTITTISFLFAILIGNLQAQNVTFEKSKAFISQFEKADPKKITWGYLTVPETWGANDGKTIKIAVTVLKKNSASKDSNAIVFIQGGPGASGIDNIWLWSNHPLRENNDIVLFDVRGTGYSQPRLDQGLGKKFLEILAKNQSEEEDEKQKTNAAMSCKQDLINRGINIDAYNSEAVANDLHALKAVLKYKNWNVYGVSYGTYMAQVYANNFAGDVKSLLLDSPVYDISTYYVENTSNYMNSLQKVFKICKSDKIYDKQYPNLEKIYYEVIADLEKNPLTVAVDKTLIPSGTFTYNAEDFKVAVQQALYNKKLVEVIPLLIYQFHERKGESLGNLVSAFSALLSMDYGVYYCVSCNETLPNNDFSKYEQNAAQFKGLNGGISFYKSDFKVCDAWNSNRTVTKKDSNLSNLSAATYPVLVFSGEFDPITPLDNGKKVAQRFGKANYIEAKTYGHVPSFTKIGYQVVENFINNPKQKLDLDIFNKADKVKLVTGITINKGVSKTGKSIGDQDPIFLFPLVTALLLMLGFVFAYLIKLIKKRYTTIQDKIVRIGVTITSIIGLVLFGCLVMAIIKVSEQNYFILAFGLPETFNYIFLLVLVFFVCLILTLVYYILTIKKTDARSVVFSVIFSNILLATYLFYWGII
- a CDS encoding non-ribosomal peptide synthetase — its product is MKLTLPQQDVYFEQLMYPEDPIYNIGAKIIIEGSIVYEVLNKAYIALINQHDTYRSILNQLDEEVRIQTIEEHVMALEFVDFSSKENADAEANEFMQNTFEIPFQLNEKKALHKFILVKVDEELHYLFSVYHHIITDGWGTSLMFQRLVKNYNELSSFGKVETEYPFTYKDFIEDDSAYAVSEDYEDDKLYWKEKFESLPERLFEKIDQNSKPNQSKRREIIIKRAVYNQLEQVGKDLGATTFHVILGALYLYFGRKHQNKDFAIGLPVLNRGKSIFKKTVGLFMGVSPLRIQFDFEDNFGDLVKNIKQQLRQDYRHQRFPLGKLIKELELFQEKDRLFNITLSYEKQNYADHFVNSETRVVPLSHQSERVALAIYIREFDESEDVKIDFDYNINYFSESDSLKMVTHFENLLSAVISNPVELLSKYQYITESERQEIVENFNKTQFSYPCEATFITLFNEHVNKNPQRIALVDEHRAYTYSELDLLSNKIAAYLQKRNREKDSAPIAVLMNRSANLVVTLLGILKSGNAYIPLDPSFPKDRLEYIIEHSGVQQIIATQSLKHNLNLEDRIIDIEVIVKEEINLEQTESAKISALATAYIIYTSGSTGNPKGVAISHQSLLNFLISIQHQPKIEAGDYLFSVTTQSFDISILEFFAPLISGAKLYIASQELLSDPLAIVTKLKELEPSIIQATPSFYQMLYNAGWKGNKTLKILCGGDLLSEALAEMLLETNAELWNMYGPTETTIWSSCKKITQAKEASNIGKPIHNTQLYILDDCMQLLPVGSVGTIYIGGDGLAQGYFKNEALTNEKFIQNAFNKKERMYNTGDLGKWNEKGEIEFLGRNDNQVKIRGYRIELGEIETKLNQIENIKEAIVIAQQSAGQEAVLIAYVIVQTGTFNTLAIINTLREELPEYMIPHALFSLDEFPLTPNKKVDRKALSQTKIATEKVMLSYEKPTTEIEIKICNFYQEVLGIKTEIGITDNFFQLGGHSLNAVKLINSIDEKLHYRITLKDIFDYPTVQKLAKYLEKKQTVQSSAIIPVAERLYYEITSSQYNIWLASQLEEKSISYNMSAVFKIRGQIQKKVLDQVFLELQKKHEILRTNFVEIEGIPHQKISSEIVQISIDEFLYEEKERIKSIHDYVNRAFDLENETLLRVALFHQKNGDSYLVFCTHHIIMDGWSLEILVNEFVNKYKQIENEESLQDHKLMFQFKDYVAWYQEQLKNTNEANLKFWNKYLDGYSWKNNIPFDREDYEEKHIGADHDFVFDSIKFSELNEFAQQQNISLHTLLVGTFSMLVHKMYGEEDFCIGTINSGRTHSELHNQLGMFAKTLPLRNRIKSENSLSEILKETHQNLLVIDEHQDIPESVQNKLRLDVLLVLQNPSFSYTNISVNENLQLQIMPMSASYSRLPLLINFVVNEGNVSGTISYNATKYETATIEIIKLKYEKLLREIVENADKSLESIDIKLAIEKETTIDIGFNF
- a CDS encoding FAD-dependent oxidoreductase, coding for MNTDKCLELDGSTKCISSTKDIRSEIKCNHSTEILVIGTSAAGISAAYWLRKSGRKVILAGTAMPHQSGSGRITANIANPITCSYYDMSDRIGVKKAAKVLKSYKNALEWTASVIRQEAIQCGYKEVKSYLFPCADEDDSRMDKEYATARSLRLPVKMLHSIPSCKTAENKKCLQLSRQSQFDAASFLNGLLKAFIEQGGVFFDHSNVEKISDQGADINGYFIQSDHIVLACDMLINKLPQFSARLNMQKTYRIGVKIPKGTISFGFWSETRPLYSQLVSGPNHNAVVEALDSQYDLLTAEALYDTSARYAPETEKREQRMEKLALWTKMHFPSFTAADCKWSGEIMRPCDLLPLIGRSSAGGNIFIVKGSAVNEISDGALGALIIKDLINGKRNSCEKLYDPSRTPLRKAEEDTSEIRRASLDKARKWLAWDISTASDLPDEEGRIITAGDDKIAAYRDKSGKLHLYEGTCPHSGMDLEWTCNKKSDKFSKTYATLSIL
- a CDS encoding 4'-phosphopantetheinyl transferase superfamily protein, whose translation is MTQILYSYICERNHNYLLTNYLDGFSDDFQKKILAYRRWQDSQLSLLGRLLLRHGLHQTSKNFVEEDLSYTLYSKPFLNNTTTKFNISHSGEIVVCVLSDRNDVGIDIEIIQDINIEGFESQMTNREWDNLSLNEDSKIAFFDYWTQKEAVIKANGKGLSIPLKSFEVTNNYAKIENDDFFVKEIFLDEKYKCHLAFKDKIDVMIVGPDRIMIHEL